The Candidatus Micrarchaeota archaeon genome includes a region encoding these proteins:
- a CDS encoding IS110 family transposase — protein MLAIGIDMSKASFHAALNDNSVKKFKNTPEGIDALLVASEALGHSAAETLIGVESTGVYHLLLATRLTKTGYRVMIINPLESHRFGAAHTLRKLKTDAVDAQTVRSMVLFGVGRLFTETDDVLALKALITERESLVEILAIMKRQQEARMVRMRAIERSVHDPSISVIAALQREILLLEAELLAYAPHTQHLLRSIPGIGAISAASLVAYIGDIHRFSTPEKLVAFIGLDCRVHQSGSSINGHGYISKRGSKHLRSMLFNAAFVARRRNPVLGAYFAKKVAEGKHYTSALNAVERKLIHIIWAVWSRGTPFVQRSV, from the coding sequence ATGCTCGCCATCGGCATCGATATGAGCAAGGCGTCCTTCCACGCCGCGCTCAATGACAATTCCGTCAAAAAGTTCAAGAACACACCCGAGGGCATCGACGCCTTGCTCGTTGCGAGTGAGGCACTTGGACATTCCGCTGCCGAGACATTGATCGGCGTCGAATCCACCGGCGTCTACCACCTCCTGCTCGCGACCCGGCTCACCAAGACCGGGTATCGGGTCATGATCATCAATCCGCTTGAAAGCCATCGCTTCGGCGCGGCGCACACGCTGCGCAAACTCAAGACTGACGCGGTGGATGCGCAAACAGTTCGCTCCATGGTACTCTTTGGCGTCGGCCGGCTCTTCACCGAGACCGACGATGTCCTGGCCCTCAAGGCGCTCATCACCGAACGGGAGAGCTTGGTTGAGATTCTTGCCATTATGAAGCGGCAACAGGAAGCTCGTATGGTACGCATGCGAGCCATCGAACGGTCCGTGCACGACCCTTCCATATCCGTCATCGCGGCCCTGCAGAGGGAAATACTCCTCCTTGAAGCGGAGCTTCTTGCCTATGCGCCGCATACACAGCATCTTCTGCGCTCCATTCCCGGTATCGGGGCGATATCAGCCGCCTCGCTCGTAGCCTACATCGGCGACATTCATCGTTTCTCTACCCCCGAGAAATTGGTTGCCTTTATCGGGCTTGATTGCCGGGTGCATCAGAGCGGCAGCTCGATCAACGGCCACGGCTACATCAGCAAGCGCGGCAGCAAACATCTGAGAAGCATGCTCTTCAATGCCGCGTTCGTGGCTCGCCGCAGAAATCCGGTACTGGGAGCCTACTTCGCAAAAAAAGTCGCCGAAGGAAAGCACTACACCAGCGCACTCAATGCAGTGGAGCGCAAACTAATTCACATCATTTGGGCCGTCTGGTCACGGGGTACTCCGTTTGTGCAGCGGAGCGTCTAG